ACACCGGTGCGGCTTGAGATTGCCGCACAGCCTTACGGCTGCGGCTCGGCCTTCGCGAAGCGGTCGTCGAGCGCGTAGCCGGCGCCGCGCACGGTGCGGATCGGATCCTGCTCGCGGCCCGGATTGAGCAGCTTGCGCAGGCGGCCGATATGCACGTCGACGGTACGCTCATCGATATAGATGTCGCGGCCCCAGACACTGTCGAGCAGCTGCTCGCGGCTGAACACGCGGCCGGGATGCTCGAGGAAGAATTCGAGCAGCCGATACTCGGTCGGCCCGAGATCGATCGGACGGCCCGAGCGCGCCACGCGGCGCTTCTCGCGATCGAGCTCGATGTCGCCATAGGTCAAGACGGTCGCTAGCCGCTCCGGGCTCGCGCGACGCAGCAGGCCCTTCACCCGCGCCAGCAATTCCGGCACCGAGAACGGCTTGACGATGTAGTCGTCGGCGCCGGTGGCAAGCCCGCGCACGCGCTCGCTCTCCTCGCCGCGCGCGGTCAGCATGATGATCGGAAGCTGCTTGGTCTCGGGCCGTGCCCGCAGGCGGCGGCACAGCTCGATGCCGGACAGGCCCGGCAGCATCCAGTCCAGCACCACGAGGTCGGGAACGCGCTCCTTCAGGCGGGTATCGGCATCGTCGCCGCGCCCCACCGTTTCGACATCGTAGCCTTCCGCATCGAGGTTGTAGCGCAACAGCGTCGTCAGCGCTTCCTCGTCTTCGACTACCAGAATGCGTGCGCTCATCGGTCTAAGTTCTTTCTCTGTGGTGATCCGTTGCCCTGACGCAAACCGAAACGCCTACTTCCTTCAGCATAATCTCCGCGCAAGCGGCTTGTCGCGGATCGCACACCTAGTTGCCCGGCACCGTGGTGGCAAAGTTGGTCATGTCGCCCTTCGGGCGCTTGTCGGTGATCTGCTGGCCCTCGATCATGTAGAACACGGTCTCGGCGATGTTGGTGGCGTGATCGCCGATCCGCTCGATGTTCTTGGCGCAGAACATCAGATGGATGCAGAACGAGATGTTGCGCGGGTCCTCCATCATGTAGGTCAGCAGCTCGCGGAACAGCGAGGTGCAGATCGCATCGACCTCCTCGTCGCCCTTCCAGACGTTCATCGCCGCCGGCAGATCGTGCGCGGCATAGGCGTCGAGCACCGACTTGACCTGCGACAGCACGAGGTCGGTCATGTGCTCGAGGCCGCGGATCAGCTTCAGCGGCTGGAAATCGCTCTCCAGCGCCGCGACGCGCTTGCCCATGTTCTTGGCGAGGTCGCCGATCCGCTCGAGGTCGGTCGCGACGCGCATCGCGCTGACGATCTCGCGCAGGTCGATAGCCATCGGCTGGCGGCGGGCGATCGTCAGCACCGCGCGCTCTTCGATGACGCGCTGCAGATTGTCGATTTCGATGTCGGCCGCGACCACGCGCTTGCCGAGCGCGACGTCGCGCCGGATCAGCGCATCGACCGACTCGGTGATCATCCGCTCGACGAGCCCGCCCATCTCGGCGACCAGGCGGGTCAATTCCTGCAGGTCGCTGTCGAATGCCTTGGCGGTATGTTCAGAAGCCATCATCTCTCTCCTCAGCCGAACCGGCCGGTGATGTAGTCCTGGGTGCGTCGATCGCTCGGCGAGGTGAAGATCTTGTTGGTGTCGTCGAACTCGATCAGCTCGCCGAGATACATGAAGGCGGTCTTGTCGGAGACGCGCGCCGCCTGCTGCATGTTGTGGGTGACGATCGCGATCGTGTAGTCCTCGGAGAGCTCCTGGATCAGCTCCTCGACCTTGGCGGTCGAGATCGGATCGAGCGCCGAGCACGGCTCGTCGAACAGGATCACCTCGGGACGCACCGCCACGGTGCGCGCAATGCACAGGCGCTGCTGCTGGCCGCCGGAGAGCGACAGGCCGGAGGCGTTCAGCTTGTCCTTGACCTCGTTCCACAGCGCGCCGCCGCGCAGCGCCTTCTCGACCCGGTCGTCCATCTCGGACTTCGAGATCTTCTCGTAGAGGCGGATGCCGAAGGCGATGTTCTCGTAGATCGTCATCGGGAACGGCGTCGGCTTCTGGAACACCATGCCGACCCGCGCGCGCAGCAGATTGAGGTCCAGCTTGGGATCGAGAATGTTGGTCTGGTCCAGCATCAGCTGGCCGACCGCGCGCTGGCCCGGATAAAGATCATACATCCGGTTGAAGATGCGCAGCAGGGTCGACTTGCCGCAGCCCGACGGGCCGATGAACGCCGTGACGCGG
This Bradyrhizobium sp. CCBAU 53421 DNA region includes the following protein-coding sequences:
- the pstB gene encoding phosphate ABC transporter ATP-binding protein PstB — protein: MTELSVSTTAAGHVPQVPLPEAPPKVTVRNLNFYYGEHHALKNINLTLGTNRVTAFIGPSGCGKSTLLRIFNRMYDLYPGQRAVGQLMLDQTNILDPKLDLNLLRARVGMVFQKPTPFPMTIYENIAFGIRLYEKISKSEMDDRVEKALRGGALWNEVKDKLNASGLSLSGGQQQRLCIARTVAVRPEVILFDEPCSALDPISTAKVEELIQELSEDYTIAIVTHNMQQAARVSDKTAFMYLGELIEFDDTNKIFTSPSDRRTQDYITGRFG
- the phoB gene encoding phosphate regulon transcriptional regulator PhoB, which produces MSARILVVEDEEALTTLLRYNLDAEGYDVETVGRGDDADTRLKERVPDLVVLDWMLPGLSGIELCRRLRARPETKQLPIIMLTARGEESERVRGLATGADDYIVKPFSVPELLARVKGLLRRASPERLATVLTYGDIELDREKRRVARSGRPIDLGPTEYRLLEFFLEHPGRVFSREQLLDSVWGRDIYIDERTVDVHIGRLRKLLNPGREQDPIRTVRGAGYALDDRFAKAEPQP
- the phoU gene encoding phosphate signaling complex protein PhoU; protein product: MASEHTAKAFDSDLQELTRLVAEMGGLVERMITESVDALIRRDVALGKRVVAADIEIDNLQRVIEERAVLTIARRQPMAIDLREIVSAMRVATDLERIGDLAKNMGKRVAALESDFQPLKLIRGLEHMTDLVLSQVKSVLDAYAAHDLPAAMNVWKGDEEVDAICTSLFRELLTYMMEDPRNISFCIHLMFCAKNIERIGDHATNIAETVFYMIEGQQITDKRPKGDMTNFATTVPGN